The Chloroherpetonaceae bacterium genome window below encodes:
- a CDS encoding phosphate ABC transporter substrate-binding protein, translating to MISGCANTSEESVSVRGSDTMVALGQAWAEEYMIKNPQSTIQVNGGGSGTGIASLINRIADICQSSRPMKEREKRLIKERFGNDVIEIPVAKDGIVIYVHQTNPINSISISQLKDIYTGKVSNWKELGGDDKPIIVYSRENSSGTYEFFKKAVLKGDDFATQIQTLPGTGAVANAVSHEENAIGYGGNAYSSGIKLLALRKGDLDSAITASAESISDGTYPLSRDLYFYLAKKPASLSENFIAWVLSNEGQSICISQGYFPVRTVSSSNSTQNYTQVLSEKN from the coding sequence ATGATTTCAGGCTGCGCAAATACCAGTGAAGAATCGGTTAGTGTAAGAGGGTCAGATACAATGGTTGCCTTAGGGCAAGCTTGGGCAGAAGAATACATGATAAAAAATCCGCAATCGACAATTCAAGTGAATGGCGGTGGGAGTGGTACGGGCATTGCTTCATTGATTAATCGAATCGCTGATATTTGTCAATCCTCACGCCCAATGAAGGAGCGCGAAAAACGCCTCATTAAAGAGCGCTTCGGAAACGATGTCATTGAAATCCCTGTGGCAAAAGATGGCATTGTCATTTATGTCCATCAAACAAATCCCATCAATTCTATTTCGATTTCTCAACTTAAAGACATTTATACCGGAAAAGTATCGAACTGGAAAGAATTGGGCGGTGATGACAAACCCATCATTGTTTATAGCCGAGAAAACAGTTCTGGAACTTACGAATTCTTCAAGAAAGCTGTTTTGAAAGGCGATGACTTTGCAACTCAAATTCAAACCCTCCCCGGTACTGGTGCTGTTGCCAATGCCGTTAGTCATGAAGAGAATGCAATTGGTTATGGTGGGAATGCTTATTCATCAGGAATTAAACTTCTGGCGCTGAGAAAAGGTGACCTTGATTCAGCAATTACGGCAAGTGCCGAATCAATTTCTGATGGTACTTACCCTCTTTCACGCGACTTATATTTTTATCTCGCAAAAAAGCCGGCTTCTCTTTCAGAAAATTTTATTGCTTGGGTACTTAGCAACGAAGGTCAATCCATTTGTATCTCACAGGGTTACTTTCCTGTTCGAACGGTGAGTTCCTCAAATTCGACTCAAAACTATACTCAGGTTTTGAGCGAAAAGAATTGA
- a CDS encoding alpha/beta hydrolase encodes MIDSSGFKFVSLPFQCGQHRVRIWDNEKNAPLTLLFLHGYGAMIEHWEHNLPFFNENYRVIAADLLGFGKSDKPDILYSLKLWGEEIELLAHYFSLQNFVLIGQSMGAASSVMYVRHFEHKLSRLVLIDCSGHFPKPLSLFEKSLYQLVGSPFIGDALFSVFGNEYGSKMSLLQTYYDPAFVTENLVNAFSESFKNPNSKFAYLAPSKNPDLFQLTALTPPVSKALPTQLIWGKHDKAFPPYETMPFFQNLFPNSTIHVVDQAAHCPHHEQPERVNQLILKFIHSSSV; translated from the coding sequence ATGATTGACTCTTCAGGCTTCAAATTTGTGTCACTTCCTTTTCAATGCGGTCAACATCGCGTTCGAATATGGGATAATGAAAAAAACGCTCCACTGACCCTTTTATTTCTTCACGGTTACGGCGCAATGATTGAACATTGGGAACACAATCTTCCTTTCTTTAACGAAAATTATCGAGTCATAGCGGCTGATCTTCTTGGGTTCGGAAAATCCGATAAACCGGATATCCTTTACTCTTTAAAGCTTTGGGGTGAAGAAATCGAATTGCTTGCACATTATTTTTCACTTCAAAATTTTGTTTTAATCGGTCAATCAATGGGGGCTGCTTCATCAGTAATGTATGTCCGCCATTTTGAACATAAACTTTCGAGATTGGTTTTAATCGACTGCTCCGGTCATTTCCCCAAACCGCTTTCCCTATTTGAAAAATCATTGTATCAATTGGTTGGAAGCCCTTTCATTGGAGATGCGCTTTTTTCCGTTTTTGGAAATGAGTATGGATCCAAAATGAGTTTGCTTCAAACGTATTACGACCCCGCTTTCGTCACAGAAAATTTGGTAAATGCTTTCTCAGAATCATTTAAGAACCCAAATTCAAAATTCGCATATTTGGCCCCATCAAAAAATCCTGACCTCTTTCAATTAACTGCATTGACTCCTCCTGTTTCAAAAGCACTACCTACCCAATTGATTTGGGGCAAACATGATAAAGCATTCCCACCCTATGAAACAATGCCATTCTTCCAAAATCTATTTCCAAATTCAACAATTCACGTAGTTGATCAGGCTGCTCATTGTCCACATCATGAGCAACCGGAACGCGTCAATCAGCTCATTTTGAAGTTCATTCACTCGAGCTCGGTCTAA
- a CDS encoding bifunctional UDP-sugar hydrolase/5'-nucleotidase produces the protein MRKSLLIRLLLLYIISLASSCSSTKVGDMPNQIPSKAQIKLETETIATLRILHFNDFHAQNLPYTDRNRETGKTELVGGMAYMKTLIDSLRSFSPYPTMLLNAGDNFQGTPISTFTKGLSSVYILNALIPDVVTVGNHEFDYGYLSYRNLLDTYGYFSTVCANLVFAFTGEPVFPPYSVHDLGGIKVAIIGLITTDLPTVSMPYNIVGLGVLPYEKALDELLPEIQSVHKPDAIIILSHIGVTEDIKLAKKYPQITAFIGGHSHTPIFKPIGENHSPVVQAGSKGKYLGQLDLKIDLKNDSLLGFEGKLIPILTDSLNPHPTLSKFIDSLEAPIELKLSEKIGILKTDFTRRGNGPSNVGNWLAMVYRKGTNADLGVQNAGGIRRDLVSGDIRLKDIYELVPFGNDVVKMLVTGKELVSMLQWQLQGKGSYCDFEGLICEIDTIGNKSDVYIVSVNGKPFSETATYSIATNAYVHTQHKSLFGLDAKPEFQSTPFVDTDFIVDFVRKNPMVDAQVSFWGIQRVTKPLPILTPKKNLKK, from the coding sequence ATGCGAAAAAGCCTACTAATACGATTGCTTTTACTTTATATCATTTCATTGGCTTCCTCCTGTTCTTCAACGAAGGTCGGTGATATGCCAAATCAAATTCCCTCAAAAGCTCAAATAAAATTGGAAACTGAAACGATTGCTACTTTGAGAATCTTACATTTCAACGATTTCCACGCACAAAATTTACCTTACACAGATCGCAATCGAGAAACAGGGAAAACTGAACTCGTTGGTGGAATGGCTTATATGAAAACTTTAATCGATTCGCTAAGAAGCTTTTCTCCATACCCAACAATGCTACTGAATGCCGGTGATAATTTTCAAGGGACGCCCATCTCAACTTTCACAAAGGGCTTATCTTCGGTCTATATTTTAAATGCGCTTATCCCCGATGTAGTAACTGTAGGAAATCACGAGTTTGACTATGGTTACTTGAGTTATCGAAATCTTTTAGATACTTATGGTTATTTCTCAACCGTTTGTGCAAATCTTGTTTTTGCTTTCACCGGAGAACCTGTTTTTCCACCTTATTCTGTTCATGATTTGGGCGGAATCAAAGTAGCGATTATCGGATTAATTACAACAGATTTACCTACTGTTTCAATGCCATACAATATCGTTGGTTTAGGTGTCTTACCGTATGAAAAAGCACTTGATGAATTACTTCCTGAAATTCAATCAGTCCACAAGCCTGATGCAATTATCATTCTTAGCCATATTGGCGTTACCGAGGATATTAAACTTGCGAAAAAATACCCGCAAATCACTGCTTTTATTGGTGGGCATTCACATACACCAATTTTCAAACCCATAGGCGAGAATCACAGCCCTGTTGTTCAAGCTGGAAGCAAAGGAAAATATTTAGGTCAACTTGACTTGAAAATAGATTTGAAGAACGACTCACTCTTGGGTTTTGAAGGAAAGTTAATTCCAATTTTAACCGATAGTTTAAATCCACACCCAACGCTTTCAAAATTTATTGATTCACTTGAAGCGCCAATTGAATTAAAACTTTCAGAAAAAATCGGTATTCTCAAAACCGATTTTACCCGAAGAGGAAATGGTCCTTCAAATGTTGGAAATTGGCTCGCAATGGTTTACCGAAAGGGAACAAATGCTGATCTTGGTGTACAAAACGCGGGGGGAATCAGGCGCGATTTAGTATCTGGAGATATCCGACTTAAAGATATTTATGAGCTTGTTCCTTTTGGAAATGATGTTGTTAAAATGTTGGTCACAGGAAAGGAACTTGTTTCAATGTTGCAATGGCAACTTCAAGGCAAAGGCTCATATTGCGACTTTGAAGGACTTATTTGCGAAATTGATACCATAGGAAACAAGAGCGACGTTTACATTGTATCCGTTAATGGAAAGCCATTTTCTGAAACCGCTACATATAGCATTGCAACAAATGCCTATGTTCATACCCAACATAAATCGCTATTCGGATTGGATGCAAAACCTGAGTTCCAATCAACCCCATTCGTTGATACTGATTTTATCGTTGATTTCGTTCGAAAAAACCCGATGGTGGATGCACAAGTTTCTTTTTGGGGAATTCAAAGAGTAACAAAACCTCTTCCCATTTTAACCCCTAAAAAAAATCTTAAAAAATGA
- a CDS encoding methyltransferase domain-containing protein yields the protein MNDQIKALKEELNKNYDISESTLVIASEKFHLVSVADSYKLLDRITPEEFVKDEEMPYWAEIWPSSIHLSEFILKNLHLKNKRLIEIGAGIGLCGVAAAKMGASVLCTDYSNEALKFITLNGLLNQFTNRDTFDTTQLDWRWVQIEEKFDFLIAADVLYERRNVLPIVTALEKLLKPEGTAFIADPRRSMANGFLELLHENGFHFETLSGEFKTPTGNLTIDIFGIRKTND from the coding sequence ATGAATGACCAAATTAAAGCGTTGAAGGAAGAGCTAAACAAAAATTATGATATTTCGGAATCAACACTTGTTATCGCTTCCGAAAAATTTCACCTTGTTTCAGTTGCAGATAGTTATAAACTTTTAGATCGAATTACGCCGGAAGAATTTGTTAAAGATGAAGAAATGCCTTATTGGGCAGAGATATGGCCTTCATCGATTCATCTCTCTGAATTCATCCTAAAAAACTTACATCTTAAAAATAAGCGACTTATAGAAATTGGCGCTGGGATAGGGCTGTGTGGCGTTGCAGCGGCAAAAATGGGGGCTTCGGTTTTATGTACGGATTATTCGAATGAAGCCTTAAAATTTATTACACTGAATGGGTTACTCAATCAATTCACGAATCGTGATACTTTCGATACAACACAATTAGATTGGCGTTGGGTTCAAATTGAAGAAAAGTTTGATTTTCTCATTGCCGCCGATGTTCTTTATGAACGCAGAAATGTTTTGCCCATCGTAACTGCATTAGAAAAACTATTGAAACCAGAAGGAACAGCGTTCATTGCAGACCCGAGACGCTCGATGGCGAATGGATTCTTAGAACTTCTTCATGAAAATGGGTTTCATTTTGAAACTCTATCGGGAGAATTTAAAACGCCAACAGGAAACTTAACCATCGACATCTTCGGTATTCGAAAAACAAACGATTAA
- a CDS encoding folylpolyglutamate synthase/dihydrofolate synthase family protein: protein MTYQDSLDFLFPLHRFGIKPGLETITQLCKKIGKPEDRLGKVIHIAGTNGKGSTASMIASICQEAGFKTGLYTSPHLSDFKERIRINGEKISEEKVAFLTEQLKDKAIELQATFFEVTTAMAFKHFAEENVEISVIEVGLGGKYDATNIVSPFISVITPIGFDHMEQLGDSLEKIASEKAGIIKHNTPVVISTQNLEALEVLFRTAKERKSKAILSSAVTGVSISHESLEKLRFHISWNKGGVHDGGYYGLEVPFIGHFQAENARVSVIVAELLKIEEAAIRLGLQNVKKNTGHRARLELLRKNPYIMLDVSHNEHGIEHSLQTLYNHRHQFNRVIVIFGAMKDKEPIKMIKHLSYFANEIHFVVPKVTRALTDDELKSLLSQDELSEQTISPDKIKFSGGVSDAVRNASAAAIENDLILITGSFYVASEVLEMPEYSELNSEINSFTEEEKSH, encoded by the coding sequence ATGACATATCAGGACTCTCTTGATTTCTTATTCCCACTTCATCGTTTTGGGATAAAACCCGGATTAGAAACCATAACCCAGCTTTGTAAAAAAATCGGAAAGCCTGAAGACCGATTAGGTAAAGTGATTCATATAGCCGGAACAAATGGAAAAGGTTCAACGGCATCAATGATTGCTTCAATATGTCAGGAAGCGGGTTTCAAAACCGGCCTTTACACCTCTCCTCATCTTTCTGATTTCAAAGAACGGATTCGGATTAATGGAGAAAAAATTTCAGAAGAAAAGGTCGCTTTTTTGACGGAGCAGCTTAAGGACAAAGCCATTGAATTACAAGCAACTTTTTTTGAAGTTACAACAGCAATGGCTTTTAAGCATTTTGCAGAAGAAAATGTTGAGATTTCTGTCATTGAAGTGGGTCTTGGGGGAAAGTATGATGCAACAAATATCGTTTCTCCATTTATTTCAGTAATTACCCCGATTGGGTTTGACCATATGGAACAATTAGGGGATTCACTGGAAAAAATTGCAAGTGAGAAAGCGGGTATTATTAAACACAATACACCGGTCGTGATTTCCACACAAAATTTAGAGGCCCTTGAAGTTCTTTTCAGAACAGCAAAAGAACGAAAGTCAAAGGCGATTTTAAGTTCAGCCGTTACGGGAGTTTCAATCTCTCATGAATCTCTTGAAAAGCTTCGTTTTCACATCTCGTGGAATAAAGGTGGTGTTCATGATGGTGGATATTATGGTCTTGAAGTCCCGTTTATCGGTCACTTTCAAGCTGAGAATGCACGGGTCTCTGTGATTGTGGCAGAACTGTTAAAGATTGAAGAAGCGGCTATTCGCCTTGGGCTTCAGAATGTCAAGAAAAACACAGGTCATCGCGCTCGTCTCGAACTGCTTCGGAAAAATCCTTATATCATGCTTGATGTTTCACACAATGAGCACGGCATTGAACATTCACTTCAAACATTATATAACCATCGCCATCAGTTTAATCGAGTAATAGTGATTTTTGGGGCAATGAAAGATAAAGAACCCATAAAGATGATTAAACACTTAAGCTATTTTGCAAACGAAATTCATTTTGTGGTGCCAAAAGTAACACGCGCCCTTACGGATGATGAATTAAAATCGTTGCTTAGCCAAGACGAGCTTTCAGAACAAACTATTTCACCTGACAAAATTAAATTTTCTGGTGGTGTTTCAGACGCTGTTCGAAATGCCTCTGCCGCCGCAATTGAAAATGACTTAATCTTAATAACAGGTTCTTTCTATGTAGCAAGCGAAGTTCTTGAAATGCCTGAGTACTCAGAATTAAACTCAGAGATTAATTCATTTACCGAAGAAGAAAAGAGTCATTAA
- a CDS encoding sterol desaturase family protein, translated as MKLYVSNKDETPRMFENDFMEFFSRVHWTVPLWVYSPVVLYFIYSGFFEKSISMLGGIGLFILGLFLWTIVEYTLHQFVFHYHPTSKIGKRLIWMFHGIHHDYPSDSLRLVMPPSVSLPLAILFFYFWKFIFGIYVDLFFAGFIVGYLFYDIGHYAIHHFPMKGAYWGYIREYHMRHHFKSPERGFGVSSPLWDIVFRTGFDMKSTNK; from the coding sequence ATGAAATTATACGTTTCAAATAAAGACGAAACGCCAAGGATGTTTGAGAATGACTTTATGGAGTTTTTTTCGAGAGTTCATTGGACAGTTCCTCTTTGGGTGTATTCTCCGGTTGTGCTTTATTTCATTTACTCCGGTTTCTTTGAAAAGAGTATTTCTATGCTGGGTGGTATAGGTCTCTTTATCTTAGGTCTTTTTCTGTGGACAATCGTTGAATATACGCTCCATCAATTTGTATTTCATTATCATCCCACATCAAAAATCGGAAAACGACTGATTTGGATGTTTCACGGCATTCATCATGATTATCCGAGTGACTCATTAAGGCTCGTTATGCCGCCTTCAGTCAGTTTACCGCTCGCAATTCTCTTTTTTTATTTCTGGAAGTTTATTTTTGGCATATATGTGGATCTTTTTTTTGCCGGATTTATTGTTGGCTATTTATTCTACGATATCGGTCATTATGCCATACATCATTTTCCTATGAAGGGAGCTTATTGGGGTTATATTCGGGAATATCATATGCGACACCACTTTAAATCTCCTGAGCGTGGCTTCGGTGTAAGTTCACCTTTGTGGGATATCGTATTTCGAACAGGATTTGATATGAAATCGACCAACAAATAA
- a CDS encoding ABC transporter substrate-binding protein, whose product MIIPVSIVRKKIDLMSFRKIKWWIYIIFYLFLFIVTACNNKKATDEIVIGLVSSSTGEDSYYGRSISGGALLAVEEINSKGGIRGKTIRLVTYDDSSDYRATLSAAEDLILTHNPIAIIGEVVSNRTFALITVANRHQIPILSPAATGSSLIQKSNYFYRFSFSDSAQAKALVEMMKSFQAQSGQETPLTVTVLKDVHSNYSVGLTEYFRKECEGNFRILAEIALDDTDSPFKEELDLVSKLKPDVIFLPLYHKASKELIGMIRERKIKSLIFCGDGILGSHLSDEEIRRFEGVVFCSHHFVEDSTKELKEFSERYRLYNRSAADELSTLTYDATNLLILALEESMKKTDTPTTKVLIEELNLINSYKGLTGERKFSQRAGQSEPFLVRIKSQKLEKVQ is encoded by the coding sequence ATGATAATTCCAGTCTCGATTGTAAGAAAAAAGATTGACCTAATGTCCTTCAGAAAAATTAAGTGGTGGATTTATATCATCTTTTATTTATTCCTTTTCATAGTAACGGCCTGCAACAATAAAAAAGCTACTGATGAAATTGTCATTGGGCTTGTGAGTAGCAGTACCGGAGAAGATAGTTACTATGGGCGATCGATTTCGGGGGGTGCGTTACTTGCCGTTGAAGAAATAAATTCAAAAGGGGGGATTCGTGGAAAAACAATTCGACTCGTTACTTATGACGACAGTTCTGATTACCGGGCAACATTATCAGCAGCAGAAGATTTAATCCTAACACATAACCCGATTGCGATCATAGGTGAAGTTGTCAGCAATCGAACATTTGCCCTTATTACTGTTGCAAATCGGCATCAAATTCCAATTTTAAGCCCAGCCGCCACAGGTTCTTCCTTGATTCAAAAAAGCAATTACTTTTATCGGTTCTCATTTTCGGACAGCGCTCAAGCAAAGGCACTCGTTGAGATGATGAAATCTTTTCAAGCACAAAGCGGGCAAGAAACGCCTTTAACAGTAACGGTCTTAAAGGATGTTCATAGTAATTATTCGGTAGGTTTAACAGAATACTTTAGAAAAGAGTGTGAAGGAAATTTCAGAATCTTGGCTGAAATCGCTCTTGATGATACAGACTCCCCATTTAAGGAAGAGCTTGATTTGGTTTCCAAATTAAAACCGGATGTTATTTTCTTACCGCTTTATCATAAGGCTTCTAAGGAATTGATTGGTATGATTCGTGAACGCAAAATAAAATCGTTAATATTTTGCGGTGATGGCATTTTAGGTTCGCACTTATCAGACGAGGAAATACGCCGTTTTGAAGGTGTGGTCTTTTGCTCTCATCATTTTGTCGAGGATTCGACAAAAGAACTAAAAGAGTTTTCAGAAAGGTATCGACTTTATAACCGCTCTGCGGCGGATGAACTAAGTACACTTACATACGATGCGACAAATTTATTGATTTTAGCTCTCGAAGAATCAATGAAAAAGACTGATACACCAACAACCAAAGTTTTAATTGAAGAACTTAATCTGATTAATTCCTATAAAGGTTTAACAGGCGAGCGAAAATTTTCTCAACGAGCCGGTCAATCTGAACCATTTCTTGTGCGTATTAAGTCTCAAAAATTAGAAAAGGTACAATAA
- a CDS encoding amino acid permease, with protein MANFLFKRKSLASLSNETVEGGENSLKRQLGAWNLTSLGIGAIIGAGLFSITGFAAGDHAGPAVTISFVIAAVGCAFAGLCYAEFSSMIPVAGSAYTYSYATMGQMMAWIIGWDLVLEYAVGAATVAISWSRYLGKFLENLGLGISPQFFMSPFEHVTTPEGVVINGIINIPAVIIVVLISLLLIKGTKESATVNNIIVAIKVTVVFVFIALGFAYINPANYTPYIPENTGEFGYYGWSGIVRAAGIIFFAYIGFDAVSTAAQEAKNPQRDMPIGILLSLAICTVLYILFAHVMTGLANYTEFKGFDGIAPVAVAISHTPYVWLKQGIIFAILAGYSSVIMVMLMGQSRVFFSMSRDKLLPAIFSDVHPVYKTPWKSNALFCLFVSLFAAFVPAKVVGEMTSIGTLLAFVLVCIGIIVLRKTDPDAPRPFKTPLVPLVPILGVLVCFGMMAGLPWDTWLRLIIWLALGMAIYFGYSYKKANQVEA; from the coding sequence ATGGCTAACTTTTTATTTAAGAGAAAATCTCTTGCAAGTTTAAGCAACGAAACCGTCGAAGGTGGGGAGAATTCTCTGAAACGTCAGCTTGGCGCTTGGAATCTGACTTCTTTAGGAATTGGTGCCATTATTGGTGCGGGCTTATTTTCTATCACAGGGTTTGCAGCTGGAGACCACGCCGGACCGGCAGTTACTATTTCGTTTGTTATCGCTGCGGTTGGATGTGCATTTGCAGGGCTTTGTTATGCAGAGTTTTCATCAATGATTCCCGTTGCAGGAAGTGCATATACATACTCTTATGCGACAATGGGTCAGATGATGGCGTGGATAATTGGTTGGGATTTAGTTTTGGAATACGCTGTCGGGGCGGCGACAGTTGCAATAAGCTGGTCACGATATTTGGGGAAATTTTTAGAAAACTTAGGGCTTGGAATTTCACCACAATTTTTTATGTCTCCTTTTGAACATGTTACAACTCCGGAGGGTGTTGTCATCAATGGGATTATAAATATTCCGGCTGTTATAATCGTCGTTTTGATTTCACTCTTATTGATTAAGGGAACGAAGGAATCAGCAACGGTGAATAATATCATTGTTGCAATTAAGGTAACGGTCGTTTTTGTTTTTATCGCTTTGGGTTTTGCTTATATCAATCCTGCAAATTACACACCGTATATCCCTGAAAATACAGGTGAATTTGGTTATTACGGTTGGAGTGGTATCGTGAGAGCAGCCGGTATCATCTTTTTTGCCTATATCGGTTTTGATGCAGTATCAACAGCTGCTCAAGAGGCAAAGAATCCTCAGCGCGATATGCCAATTGGAATTCTTCTGTCACTTGCTATTTGCACTGTGCTTTACATTCTATTTGCTCATGTCATGACCGGGTTAGCAAACTACACTGAATTCAAAGGCTTTGACGGGATCGCACCGGTCGCTGTTGCAATTTCTCATACGCCATATGTTTGGCTCAAGCAAGGTATCATTTTTGCAATTCTTGCCGGATATTCTTCGGTTATTATGGTCATGTTGATGGGTCAATCACGCGTGTTCTTTTCAATGTCTCGCGATAAACTTTTACCGGCTATTTTTTCTGATGTTCATCCTGTTTATAAAACACCGTGGAAATCGAATGCGCTTTTCTGTTTATTTGTAAGCTTGTTTGCGGCATTTGTGCCGGCCAAAGTTGTAGGTGAAATGACAAGCATTGGCACCCTTTTAGCGTTTGTGTTAGTTTGTATCGGTATCATTGTATTAAGAAAAACCGATCCGGACGCGCCTCGTCCCTTTAAAACCCCATTGGTACCATTGGTTCCAATTCTTGGGGTGCTGGTTTGTTTTGGTATGATGGCTGGGCTCCCTTGGGATACTTGGCTTCGATTAATCATTTGGTTAGCCTTAGGAATGGCAATCTACTTTGGGTACAGTTATAAAAAAGCGAATCAAGTCGAAGCTTAA
- a CDS encoding HIT domain-containing protein, giving the protein MENMYSPWRSSYIDSFKEPNKSLSKSGTPGKSIFADIKPEEDEERWVVYRGNFSFIIMNLYPYNAGHLMVIPYKQTPTLYELNDSEKLEVMKLIEVSMKALEIVLKPHGFNVGLNLGQVAGGSVSEHLHFHIVPRWGGDTNFMPVIAETKVISTEMKSMYYKLRDTCKELAK; this is encoded by the coding sequence ATGGAAAATATGTATTCCCCTTGGCGCTCAAGCTACATTGATTCATTTAAGGAGCCAAACAAGAGCTTGTCTAAATCGGGCACACCGGGTAAATCTATTTTTGCAGATATTAAGCCTGAAGAAGATGAGGAACGTTGGGTCGTTTATCGAGGAAACTTCTCATTTATAATCATGAATCTTTACCCGTATAACGCCGGACACTTAATGGTTATTCCTTACAAACAGACCCCAACGCTTTATGAACTGAATGATTCTGAGAAACTTGAGGTCATGAAATTGATTGAAGTTTCAATGAAAGCCCTTGAAATTGTATTGAAACCGCACGGATTCAATGTCGGGTTGAATCTTGGGCAGGTGGCTGGGGGAAGTGTTTCGGAACATCTTCATTTTCATATCGTTCCGCGATGGGGAGGCGATACGAATTTTATGCCAGTGATTGCAGAAACCAAAGTGATTTCAACCGAGATGAAATCGATGTACTACAAACTTCGGGACACCTGCAAAGAACTTGCGAAATGA
- a CDS encoding SDR family oxidoreductase: MSIKVNTLFSLQDKVAIVTGALGLLGKQHCLALAEAGASVVVTDINHEKCVEFANELSKSYAPSLGFGANITSKDSIEKLRDAALSQFGHIDILVNNAAINDMFENPTAAADLSKFENYPLDLWQKSIDVNVTGVFICAQIIGTQMAKQGKGSIINVASTYGIVAPDQSIYKKPDGSQTFWKSIAYPATKGAVISMTRFLATYWGEKGVRANSLSPGGVENSQDEYFLKNYSAKTPLGRMAENTDYKGAIVFLASDASSYMTGSNLVVDGGWTAW, from the coding sequence ATGTCGATAAAGGTAAATACACTCTTCTCTTTGCAAGACAAAGTTGCTATCGTGACAGGCGCTTTAGGCCTACTTGGAAAGCAACACTGTTTGGCTTTAGCAGAGGCCGGTGCCTCAGTTGTCGTGACAGACATCAATCACGAAAAGTGCGTTGAATTCGCGAACGAACTTTCCAAAAGTTATGCTCCCTCCCTTGGTTTTGGAGCAAATATTACCTCGAAAGACTCCATTGAAAAACTTCGTGACGCTGCGCTGTCTCAGTTTGGGCATATCGATATTCTTGTCAATAATGCCGCCATCAATGATATGTTCGAAAACCCAACCGCAGCAGCCGATCTTTCAAAATTTGAAAATTACCCATTAGATCTTTGGCAAAAATCAATTGATGTCAATGTAACCGGCGTTTTTATTTGTGCTCAGATTATCGGAACACAGATGGCAAAACAAGGTAAAGGAAGTATTATTAATGTAGCCTCTACTTATGGTATTGTTGCGCCTGACCAATCGATTTACAAAAAGCCTGATGGAAGTCAAACGTTTTGGAAATCCATTGCTTACCCAGCAACGAAAGGCGCCGTAATCTCGATGACACGTTTTCTAGCAACTTATTGGGGAGAAAAAGGGGTGAGAGCCAATTCCTTAAGCCCCGGCGGGGTTGAAAATTCTCAAGATGAGTATTTTTTGAAAAATTATTCCGCTAAAACACCTTTAGGAAGAATGGCTGAAAATACCGATTACAAAGGGGCCATCGTATTTCTTGCTTCTGATGCATCTTCGTATATGACCGGTTCTAATTTGGTAGTGGATGGCGGTTGGACTGCTTGGTAA